TAAACCGCTTGGTGGGTTGCCCCGCCAGCAGGACGTCGTTGATCACCTGTTCGCGTGTCAGATTGCGCGCTTTCATGGTGTCGGGAATCTGGTTTTCGACCAGTGGCGTCCAGACATAGCCGGGGCTGACGCAATTGGCTGTCACCCCGCTTTGCGCCAGTTCCAGCGCCACGGTCTTCGTCAGCCCGGCCAGACCATGCTTGGCCGCAACATAGGCGGATTTGAACGGCGAGGCGGTGAGCGAATGGGCACTGGCGGTATTGATGATACGCCCCCACCCCTGCCCTTTCATATAAGGCACCGCCAGACGAATCGTATGGAACGCCGCACTGAGATTCAGCGCGATAATCTTGTCCCATTTCTCCACCGGGAAATCTTCTACCGGGGAAACGAACTGCATGCCCGCATTGTTGACGAGAATGTCCACGTTGCCCGCAGCGGCCATCAGGGTTTCGGCCCCTTCAGGCTGAGTCAGATCCGCATCCACGTGCACAGCACCGATTTCCGCGCAGATTGCCGCGATCGCATCTTGATCACCGAAGCCCGTGATCACGGTTTCAGCATCTTCGGCCGCCAGCGCCCGGGCAATTGCAAGACCGATCCCGGATGTCGACCCGGTAACCAATGCGCGTTTTCCCTTGAGAAACATCCTCGACTCCTTGCATGTGGACAAACAAGGCATGCGCCAGAGTCACCGAAAAGGTCCAGTCCTTTTCGCAAGTGCAATATGATTGAGGGAGGCAGCGATGCGGCTCAAGGATTTCAACCCCGGTAATATCCGCGTCGAAGACCAGCGCGGCATGGGCGGCGGTATGCGTTTCCCCGGTGGCGGTGGTGGCAAGCTGGGTTGCGGCTCCATCATCATCATCGCCATCGCGGCGCTCGTGTTCGGAGTCGATCCCGCACAGATGCTGGGCGGCCTCCAGCAGGTGCAGCAGCAGGGTGGTGAAGCCGCTGCCCCCGCCCAGGGCGGCAAGACGACGGAAGAAAGCTGCAACAGCGACCCGCTCAGCCGCGAAAGTTGCGCCGCGCTCGCTTCGCTCAACGCGACATGGGAACCCCTGTTCAAACAGGCTAACATCCCGTTCCAGCAACCCAAGCTGGTCTTCTATTCGCAAGCGGGCAGTTCAGGCTGCGGCGCAGCGCAAAGCGCGATGGGGCCCTTCTATTGCCCCAGCGACAGCGGAATCTATATCGACACCGATTTCTATCGGGAAATGGAACAGCGCCTTGGGGCGGGCGGCGATTTCGCACGGGCATACGTGATGGCGCATGAATATGGGCATCATATCCAGACCATGACCGGCATTGCCGATCAGGTCCGCCAGGCGCAGCAGCGCAACCCCAATGCCGCCAACCAGCTTCAGGTGCGCATGGAATTGCAGGCGGATTGCTATGCCGGGGTCTGGGCGGCCAAGAACAAGGATCTGATTGAGCCCGGCGATATCGAGGAAGGCCTGAATGCGGCCCATCAGATCGGCGATGACACTTTGATGAGCAAATCGGGCCAGCGTCCAGTCGAAGCCGCCTTCACTCACGGCAGCAGCGCCCAGCGCAAGGAATGGCTCCAGCGCGGACTGCAGTCGGGCGACGAGGACAAGTGCGATACCTTTGCCGATCTCTGACAAGTCTTATACATTGTTTTGAATGCGATTGATCCCCACCGTTCTGGGTGCCTGCGCGCTGGTGCAGGCATCCGCCATTCTCGCTCAGGAAGCGCAGCCATCCCCACTGGATAAGCCGGTAACGGATGATTCCGTATCTGCGGGGGATGTCGCGCTGACACCGCTCACCGATCTTAATCTGGCGCGGGACGAAATCCCCGAACTGCTCGTGCAGGCCCGCGCCGCGCCTTACGATATGGCGGGGCTGGAGGGCTGCGGCGATATCGTCGCAGCGGTCGAAAAGCTCGACATTGTGCTGGGGGAAGATCTCGACACCGCCGATGTACAGCAACGAGACGTAAATGCCGG
This genomic window from Caenibius tardaugens NBRC 16725 contains:
- a CDS encoding 3-hydroxybutyrate dehydrogenase, yielding MFLKGKRALVTGSTSGIGLAIARALAAEDAETVITGFGDQDAIAAICAEIGAVHVDADLTQPEGAETLMAAAGNVDILVNNAGMQFVSPVEDFPVEKWDKIIALNLSAAFHTIRLAVPYMKGQGWGRIINTASAHSLTASPFKSAYVAAKHGLAGLTKTVALELAQSGVTANCVSPGYVWTPLVENQIPDTMKARNLTREQVINDVLLAGQPTKRFTQVEDLGAMAVFLCREEAGNITGSNFSLDGGWTAQ
- the ypfJ gene encoding KPN_02809 family neutral zinc metallopeptidase, coding for MRLKDFNPGNIRVEDQRGMGGGMRFPGGGGGKLGCGSIIIIAIAALVFGVDPAQMLGGLQQVQQQGGEAAAPAQGGKTTEESCNSDPLSRESCAALASLNATWEPLFKQANIPFQQPKLVFYSQAGSSGCGAAQSAMGPFYCPSDSGIYIDTDFYREMEQRLGAGGDFARAYVMAHEYGHHIQTMTGIADQVRQAQQRNPNAANQLQVRMELQADCYAGVWAAKNKDLIEPGDIEEGLNAAHQIGDDTLMSKSGQRPVEAAFTHGSSAQRKEWLQRGLQSGDEDKCDTFADL